One genomic segment of Amycolatopsis sp. Hca4 includes these proteins:
- the treZ gene encoding malto-oligosyltrehalose trehalohydrolase — translation MKFSVWAPAARRVRVSVDAGVHEMTEGDGGWWHADAEGVNYAFLLDDDEKPLPDPRSRWQPHGVHAESRVYDHGEFAWTDDAWHGRQLPGAVLYELHVGTFTEGGTFDAAVDRLDHLVDLGITHVELLPVNAFDGTAGWGYDGVLWGAVHEPYGGPDGLKRFVDAAHARGLAVVLDVVYNHLGPSGAYLDKFGPYFAGQNDWGPGLNLDGAGSDEVRRYVADNALSWFRDFHLDALRLDAVHALLDRRAVHLLEQLATEVDALSAALNRPLTLIAESDLNDPRLVTPRERGGLGLHAQWSDDFHHALHVKLTGETSGYYADFAAPDALERVLREAFFHAGTWSSFRERTHGRPVDTRTVPGHRFLAYLQNHDQIGNRATGDRLSATVSRDRLACGAAILFCSPYTPMVFMGEEWAASTPWQFFASFPDPELAEAVRTGRRREFSRHGWGESDVPDPMDPATVERSRLDWAEVEQPGHREVLELYRALIRLRRERPELADPWLPDLRVDSAPDGSWVVLHRGTLRLAVNFGPGPVTLPLGATNALLTWGAATVDRGAAHLPPDTFVLAGTPVSAG, via the coding sequence ATGAAGTTCAGCGTGTGGGCCCCGGCGGCCCGCCGGGTCCGGGTGAGCGTCGACGCAGGCGTGCACGAAATGACCGAGGGCGACGGCGGCTGGTGGCACGCCGACGCCGAGGGCGTCAACTACGCCTTCCTCCTCGACGACGACGAGAAACCGCTGCCCGACCCGCGGTCGCGGTGGCAGCCGCACGGCGTCCACGCGGAGTCGCGCGTGTACGACCACGGCGAGTTCGCCTGGACCGACGACGCCTGGCACGGCCGCCAGCTGCCCGGCGCCGTCCTCTACGAGCTCCACGTCGGCACGTTCACCGAGGGCGGCACCTTCGACGCGGCCGTCGACCGGCTCGACCACCTCGTCGACCTCGGCATCACGCACGTCGAGCTGCTGCCGGTCAACGCCTTCGACGGCACCGCGGGCTGGGGTTACGACGGCGTCCTCTGGGGCGCGGTCCACGAACCCTACGGCGGCCCGGACGGGCTCAAGCGGTTCGTCGACGCGGCCCACGCGCGCGGCCTGGCCGTCGTGCTCGACGTCGTCTACAACCACCTCGGGCCCTCGGGCGCCTACCTCGACAAGTTCGGGCCGTACTTCGCCGGGCAGAACGACTGGGGGCCCGGCCTCAACCTCGACGGCGCCGGCTCCGACGAGGTCCGCCGGTATGTGGCCGACAACGCGCTGAGCTGGTTCCGGGACTTCCACCTCGACGCGCTGCGCCTGGACGCCGTGCACGCCCTGCTCGACCGGCGCGCGGTCCACCTGCTCGAGCAGCTCGCCACCGAGGTCGACGCGCTGTCCGCGGCGCTCAACCGGCCGCTGACCCTGATCGCCGAGTCCGACCTCAACGACCCGCGGCTGGTCACGCCGCGCGAGCGCGGCGGCCTGGGCCTGCACGCGCAGTGGTCGGACGACTTCCACCACGCCCTGCACGTCAAGCTCACCGGCGAGACGAGCGGGTACTACGCGGACTTCGCCGCGCCGGACGCCCTCGAGCGGGTCCTGCGGGAGGCCTTCTTCCACGCGGGCACCTGGTCGTCCTTCCGGGAGCGGACCCACGGCCGCCCGGTCGACACGCGGACCGTGCCCGGCCACCGCTTCCTCGCGTACCTGCAGAACCACGACCAGATCGGCAACCGCGCGACCGGCGACCGGCTCTCGGCGACGGTCTCGCGCGACCGGCTGGCCTGCGGCGCGGCCATCCTGTTCTGCTCGCCGTACACGCCGATGGTGTTCATGGGGGAGGAGTGGGCGGCGAGCACGCCGTGGCAGTTCTTCGCGTCCTTCCCGGACCCGGAGCTGGCCGAGGCCGTCCGCACCGGCCGCCGTCGCGAGTTCTCCCGGCACGGCTGGGGCGAGTCGGACGTGCCGGACCCGATGGACCCGGCCACCGTGGAGCGCTCCCGGCTCGACTGGGCCGAGGTGGAGCAGCCCGGTCACCGGGAGGTGCTGGAGCTGTACCGCGCGTTGATCCGGCTGCGCCGCGAACGGCCCGAGCTGGCCGACCCGTGGCTGCCGGACCTGCGTGTCGACTCCGCGCCGGACGGGTCGTGGGTCGTGCTGCACCGTGGCACGCTGCGGCTGGCCGTCAACTTCGGCCCCGGCCCGGTGACCCTGCCCCTCGGGGCGACGAACGCGCTGCTCACGTGGGGTGCGGCGACCGTGGACAGGGGTGCCGCGCACCTGCCGCCGGACACCTTCGTGCTGGCCGGAACGCCGGTTTCCGCCGGGTAA